A genomic window from Corynebacterium fournieri includes:
- a CDS encoding membrane protein: MSTTVARPAPTQGATKKALAMILGIPVVIGLMLWAFLAPTFASGPDGVPVAVAGPGPVVEKLIAQAEQQEEHPDFITVSSPEEAETMVRDREAVGAIAIGEGGATVYTASGNGAPYVQMLSGVAQNMEASGMPVETKDLAPTTKDDPQAQGLALLGLPLAFGGVISGILPTLLLRGKKWSKAAVIAGVAMIGAGVAVWMLHGVYGTLSGSVFMEWLAVTLGIAATSSVTAGLGALMGMPGAGLGAVLTIFVANPLSGLATGPWLLPAGWSTLGQLMPIGATGFLVRSLSFFDGAGSTQPWIVLCCWILLGLLLLAFDRSKAPTAETTTETA; encoded by the coding sequence ATGTCCACAACCGTGGCGCGCCCCGCACCCACGCAGGGCGCAACAAAGAAGGCACTCGCCATGATCCTTGGCATCCCCGTCGTCATCGGACTGATGCTCTGGGCGTTTTTGGCCCCGACATTCGCGTCCGGGCCGGACGGGGTGCCGGTTGCGGTGGCCGGTCCGGGGCCTGTCGTCGAGAAGCTCATTGCTCAAGCTGAACAGCAAGAGGAGCACCCGGACTTCATCACCGTGAGCTCGCCGGAGGAGGCGGAGACGATGGTGCGCGACCGCGAGGCGGTTGGCGCGATCGCGATCGGTGAAGGCGGCGCGACCGTGTATACCGCCTCCGGCAATGGCGCACCGTACGTGCAAATGCTGAGCGGTGTCGCTCAAAACATGGAGGCCAGCGGCATGCCTGTGGAAACGAAGGATCTCGCCCCCACCACCAAAGATGACCCGCAGGCCCAAGGCCTCGCGCTGCTCGGACTGCCGCTCGCGTTCGGCGGCGTGATCTCGGGCATCTTGCCGACGCTGCTGCTTCGCGGGAAGAAGTGGTCGAAGGCTGCCGTGATTGCTGGTGTTGCAATGATTGGCGCCGGTGTCGCGGTCTGGATGCTGCACGGCGTATACGGCACCCTCTCCGGCAGCGTGTTCATGGAATGGTTGGCTGTGACGCTCGGCATCGCCGCGACGTCGTCGGTGACCGCGGGCCTCGGCGCGCTTATGGGTATGCCGGGTGCGGGCCTGGGCGCGGTGCTGACAATCTTCGTTGCCAACCCCTTGTCCGGCCTGGCCACGGGCCCGTGGTTGCTGCCGGCGGGTTGGTCCACGCTCGGCCAGCTGATGCCGATTGGCGCGACGGGCTTCCTCGTTCGCTCGCTAAGCTTTTTCGATGGTGCCGGGTCCACGCAGCCCTGGATAGTGTTGTGCTGCTGGATTCTCCTCGGCCTACTCCTGCTGGCCTTCGATCGCTCGAAGGCACCGACTGCTGAAACAACAACTGAAACTGCCTAA
- a CDS encoding class I SAM-dependent methyltransferase translates to MSDEQTNAPQSETASWFADNQANWDSRAHAHMFGNYGGKDELIADKTAISSVLAVDIDRFGDLTGKSVCHLQCHVGTDTIGFARRGASRVVGVDLSAESINYARDFAAQADADVEFIQSNVYDAREAVDGEFDLVYTSAGVLCWLPQVRGWAEVVAKLLAPGGTFFIRDDHPMFMAIGEDVSHGLRIEQPYFEMPDPLTWEDEDSYVTTPGAPKLASPRNHQWNHSLGEIVTALIDAGLTITALEETPYSAWRPWPELMVADSRGFILRDNPERLPLQFAITATKS, encoded by the coding sequence ATGAGCGACGAGCAGACCAACGCACCGCAGTCCGAAACAGCATCCTGGTTCGCGGACAACCAAGCCAACTGGGATTCACGGGCCCACGCCCACATGTTCGGCAACTACGGCGGCAAGGACGAGCTGATCGCGGACAAGACCGCAATCAGCAGCGTCCTCGCGGTGGACATCGACCGCTTCGGCGACCTCACCGGAAAGTCCGTGTGCCACCTGCAGTGCCACGTGGGCACGGACACCATCGGGTTCGCCCGCCGCGGGGCGTCCCGAGTCGTTGGCGTGGATCTGTCCGCCGAGTCGATCAACTACGCCCGCGACTTCGCTGCCCAGGCCGACGCGGACGTCGAGTTCATCCAGAGCAACGTCTACGACGCTCGCGAAGCTGTCGACGGCGAATTCGACCTCGTCTACACCTCCGCCGGCGTGCTGTGCTGGCTGCCGCAGGTGCGGGGGTGGGCGGAGGTCGTCGCAAAGCTACTTGCTCCCGGCGGTACCTTCTTCATCCGCGACGACCACCCAATGTTCATGGCCATCGGCGAGGACGTGTCCCACGGCCTGCGTATCGAGCAGCCGTATTTCGAAATGCCCGACCCGCTGACCTGGGAGGACGAGGACAGCTACGTCACCACCCCGGGCGCGCCGAAGCTGGCTAGCCCGCGCAACCACCAGTGGAACCACTCACTCGGCGAGATTGTCACCGCGCTCATCGACGCCGGCCTGACCATCACCGCCCTCGAAGAAACCCCCTACTCCGCGTGGCGCCCCTGGCCCGAGCTGATGGTGGCAGACTCCCGCGGATTCATCCTCCGCGACAACCCCGAGCGCCTGCCGCTCCAATTCGCCATTACCGCGACGAAGTCTTAG
- the menE gene encoding o-succinylbenzoate--CoA ligase, producing MTHLLELLPVDPANPLAIMPALEEALTGQRTLLPVPANDPARTNLLRNTLNPGAPIDDNIALVVSTSGSTGKPKGAMLTTANLISSADATHQALGGEGQWLLAMPAAYIAGLQVLVRSMVAGVEPAYVDLSRGFNVAEFAARAHELAQTGERTYTALTPMQLAKATSTLKGIDALRTFSAVLVGGAATNPRLLDSAKKLRINVVTTYGSSETSGGCVYNGRPIAGAHVKIVDGRIHLGGPMVARGYHHLDSPDLQDGWFRTSDAGSLENGVLTVLGRTDNVISSGGLKLHPEVLEEELLRIDGVTAACVVGKQDARFGQRICAAYTGSAAVPDILDALADAEDAGRIAHWQIPKELKSVAALPQLGPGKVNRTAVLELFD from the coding sequence GTGACCCACCTGCTGGAACTTCTCCCCGTCGACCCCGCCAACCCGCTGGCCATCATGCCCGCGCTCGAGGAGGCCCTGACCGGCCAGCGCACGCTGTTGCCCGTGCCTGCTAACGACCCGGCGCGCACGAACCTGCTGCGCAACACGCTCAACCCCGGCGCGCCCATCGACGACAACATCGCCCTGGTCGTGTCCACCTCCGGCTCCACAGGAAAACCGAAAGGCGCGATGCTCACCACCGCGAACCTGATTTCCAGCGCAGACGCCACCCACCAGGCGCTCGGCGGCGAGGGCCAGTGGCTGCTGGCCATGCCCGCCGCGTACATCGCTGGCCTGCAAGTCCTCGTCCGCAGCATGGTCGCCGGCGTCGAACCCGCATACGTCGACCTTTCCCGCGGCTTCAACGTCGCCGAGTTCGCTGCCCGCGCCCACGAGCTCGCGCAAACTGGCGAGCGCACTTACACCGCCCTGACCCCGATGCAGCTGGCCAAGGCCACGTCCACACTCAAGGGCATCGACGCCCTGCGCACGTTCTCCGCAGTCCTCGTCGGTGGCGCAGCAACCAACCCGCGCCTGCTCGACTCGGCTAAGAAGCTGCGCATCAACGTGGTCACCACCTACGGCTCCAGCGAAACCTCCGGCGGCTGTGTCTACAACGGCCGCCCCATCGCGGGCGCGCACGTGAAAATCGTCGACGGGCGCATCCACCTCGGCGGCCCCATGGTCGCCCGCGGCTACCACCATCTCGACTCCCCCGACCTCCAAGACGGCTGGTTCCGCACCTCCGACGCCGGCTCCCTGGAAAACGGTGTGCTCACCGTCCTCGGCCGCACGGACAACGTCATCTCCTCGGGCGGCCTCAAGCTTCACCCCGAGGTGCTGGAAGAGGAGCTTTTGCGTATCGACGGCGTGACCGCCGCTTGCGTCGTCGGCAAGCAAGATGCCCGCTTTGGCCAGCGCATCTGCGCCGCCTACACCGGCTCCGCGGCAGTGCCGGACATCCTGGACGCGCTGGCTGATGCGGAAGATGCCGGCCGCATCGCGCACTGGCAGATCCCGAAGGAGCTCAAGTCGGTGGCGGCGCTGCCGCAGCTCGGGCCGGGCAAAGTGAACCGCACGGCCGTGCTGGAGTTATTCGACTAA
- a CDS encoding YhfC family glutamic-type intramembrane protease, whose translation MTMGLLILQFVGLAALVLAAWFVGRRRLGFRWASLGWGTLAFPLSQVARFALVIPLQFLFSKTFDPATATALTAALFLVTSGLFEETVRWIVLRFWDKNTREWNDGVGFGLGHGGIEALLLFTNLFAGNIMLLTTGDAITAQATGNDDPATAQAITEQIEALQNIGIGMIATSWYERALAIAAHVVFTLIVLRAVRERRWQLWALAVVCHIGFNAVAVLIAPHSVPVMYVLLTALTVAGLWATIDGPLSRNAFARTAPTNPLENETPAK comes from the coding sequence ATGACGATGGGCCTTCTCATTCTGCAATTCGTCGGCTTGGCCGCTCTCGTGCTGGCCGCGTGGTTCGTGGGGAGGCGCAGGCTCGGCTTCAGGTGGGCGTCGCTCGGCTGGGGCACACTGGCGTTCCCACTGTCCCAGGTGGCCAGGTTCGCGCTGGTTATTCCGCTGCAGTTCCTGTTCAGCAAGACATTCGATCCAGCGACGGCCACCGCCCTGACCGCTGCGCTGTTCCTGGTCACCTCCGGCCTGTTCGAGGAGACCGTCCGCTGGATCGTGCTGCGTTTCTGGGACAAAAACACCCGCGAGTGGAACGACGGCGTCGGCTTCGGCCTGGGCCACGGCGGCATAGAAGCGCTGCTACTCTTCACCAACCTGTTTGCTGGCAACATCATGCTGCTGACCACCGGCGACGCGATCACAGCGCAGGCCACTGGGAACGACGACCCTGCCACCGCGCAAGCCATTACCGAACAGATTGAGGCGCTGCAGAACATCGGCATCGGCATGATCGCCACAAGCTGGTACGAGCGCGCGCTCGCGATCGCCGCACACGTCGTGTTCACACTGATCGTGCTGCGCGCGGTGCGCGAGCGCCGCTGGCAGCTCTGGGCGCTGGCTGTGGTGTGCCACATCGGATTCAACGCCGTTGCCGTGCTCATCGCACCCCACAGTGTGCCGGTGATGTACGTGCTGCTCACCGCACTCACAGTCGCGGGGCTGTGGGCGACTATCGACGGCCCGTTGTCGCGCAATGCCTTCGCCCGCACCGCCCCTACGAACCCTCTCGAGAACGAAACGCCCGCCAAGTGA
- a CDS encoding sensor histidine kinase — MHVKTGDAVLAVAAAVLAAVYTVSAISGPGAAAWAQALLSWGFVAAFAVLTGKPRAASAALVVLNTAWALVWLAAPVNLGYSLWVLAVPVAVFVAGRYAGKRFALGVLAAACGWALLSPFMWTWDEQLVLFYRRGADGALTLALHWAAFAVAYLLGANLAGEEAARRRAAEAKEQRLAAARVDERQAIARDIHDVLGHSLTLIKAQANAGLASGREREALQRINAAAGESLAEIRLLVRGLRESDRGFAPVAGIAELPALVQRFRDAGMQVTLDAPPIDVPPVTSLAIHRIVTEALTNAARHQVDPVVSVKVTPGQTVVVEVVSTGRVCPQPGTGVGLEGLRERAASAGGTLEAWQAGEEFTVRAELAA, encoded by the coding sequence GTGCATGTGAAAACGGGTGACGCAGTGCTTGCGGTGGCGGCGGCGGTACTTGCCGCCGTCTACACCGTGAGTGCGATCAGCGGCCCGGGCGCCGCCGCCTGGGCGCAGGCGCTGCTGTCGTGGGGGTTCGTCGCTGCGTTCGCGGTGCTCACCGGCAAGCCGCGGGCGGCGTCGGCTGCGTTAGTGGTGCTCAACACCGCCTGGGCGCTGGTGTGGCTGGCTGCGCCGGTGAATCTGGGGTATTCGCTGTGGGTGCTGGCAGTGCCGGTGGCGGTGTTCGTCGCCGGCAGGTACGCCGGCAAACGCTTCGCACTTGGGGTGCTGGCGGCGGCGTGCGGGTGGGCGTTGCTCTCCCCGTTTATGTGGACGTGGGACGAGCAACTCGTGTTGTTCTACCGCCGTGGCGCAGACGGCGCGCTCACGCTGGCGCTGCATTGGGCAGCGTTCGCAGTGGCGTACCTTCTGGGTGCGAATCTGGCAGGGGAGGAGGCCGCCCGCCGCAGGGCCGCGGAAGCGAAGGAGCAACGCCTGGCGGCGGCGCGGGTGGACGAGCGCCAGGCCATCGCGCGGGACATCCACGACGTGCTCGGGCACTCGTTGACCCTGATCAAGGCGCAGGCCAACGCGGGGCTCGCGTCCGGGCGCGAGCGGGAGGCGCTGCAGCGAATCAACGCTGCCGCGGGTGAGTCGCTGGCGGAGATCCGCCTGCTCGTGCGCGGCCTGCGCGAAAGTGATCGCGGGTTCGCGCCGGTGGCGGGGATCGCGGAGCTGCCCGCGCTGGTGCAGCGCTTCCGCGACGCCGGCATGCAGGTCACACTCGACGCCCCGCCTATCGACGTCCCACCGGTGACCTCCCTTGCCATCCACCGCATCGTGACTGAAGCGCTGACCAACGCGGCCCGCCACCAAGTGGACCCGGTCGTCTCTGTAAAAGTGACACCGGGGCAGACTGTTGTGGTGGAGGTGGTCTCCACCGGGCGGGTGTGCCCGCAGCCCGGCACCGGCGTCGGTTTGGAAGGCCTGCGCGAGCGCGCCGCGAGCGCCGGCGGCACGCTCGAAGCATGGCAGGCAGGAGAGGAATTCACCGTGCGGGCGGAGTTGGCGGCATGA
- a CDS encoding response regulator: protein MIRILLADDQPLLLSALETILGAQDDITVAATAADGAEAVEKARAHRIDVAVLDIRMPVLDGIGAARTIMELGPRVIMLTTFDDDALIHAAIAAGVHGFLLKDAEPDVLAGAVRAVASGESVLAPGVTGRVMEWVREGPGSPASATALEGLTTRERDVLAEIGRGATNAEIAAALYIAETTVKTHVSSLLAKLGARDRVALALIAQRAGISS from the coding sequence ATGATCCGGATTTTGCTTGCGGACGACCAACCGTTGCTGCTCAGCGCACTCGAGACCATCCTGGGCGCGCAAGACGACATCACCGTCGCGGCGACAGCCGCCGACGGGGCGGAGGCTGTGGAGAAGGCGCGGGCGCACCGCATCGACGTCGCCGTGCTCGACATCCGCATGCCGGTGCTCGATGGCATCGGCGCCGCCCGCACAATCATGGAGCTGGGCCCGCGGGTGATCATGCTGACCACGTTCGACGACGACGCGCTCATCCACGCAGCCATCGCCGCTGGCGTCCACGGATTTTTGCTCAAGGACGCAGAGCCGGACGTGCTCGCGGGAGCGGTGCGCGCGGTAGCCAGCGGCGAATCCGTCCTCGCGCCCGGCGTGACCGGCAGGGTGATGGAGTGGGTGCGCGAAGGTCCAGGTAGCCCGGCGTCGGCCACTGCGCTGGAGGGGCTGACCACCCGCGAGCGTGACGTGCTCGCCGAGATCGGCCGCGGAGCGACCAACGCAGAGATCGCCGCCGCGCTGTACATCGCGGAAACCACAGTGAAAACGCACGTATCCAGCCTGCTAGCCAAACTCGGCGCGCGCGACCGGGTGGCGCTGGCGCTGATCGCGCAACGCGCCGGCATCTCCTCCTAG
- a CDS encoding AAA family ATPase, protein MKGRLALAQALIGEPEVLILDEPQNGLDPEGIAHLRAYLRDYARAGRTVLVSSHQLGEVLHMADDATVIAGGDVRFAGELAELGPNLEESFFRLTAGGRK, encoded by the coding sequence ATGAAGGGCAGGTTGGCGCTGGCGCAGGCGCTCATCGGTGAGCCGGAGGTGCTCATTTTGGACGAGCCCCAAAACGGCCTCGACCCCGAGGGCATCGCCCACCTGCGCGCCTACCTGAGGGACTACGCCCGCGCCGGGCGCACTGTGCTGGTCAGCTCGCACCAGTTGGGCGAGGTGTTGCACATGGCGGACGATGCCACCGTCATTGCCGGCGGCGACGTCCGCTTCGCCGGGGAACTTGCGGAGCTGGGCCCGAACCTGGAGGAATCCTTCTTCCGCTTGACCGCAGGGGGCAGGAAATGA